In Erigeron canadensis isolate Cc75 chromosome 1, C_canadensis_v1, whole genome shotgun sequence, a single window of DNA contains:
- the LOC122583747 gene encoding ACT domain-containing protein ACR10-like codes for MGILHEDVVIIKQSEKKDEATVITINCPDKTGLGCDLCRIILFFSLTIVRGDVSTDGKWCYIVFWVLGKPSTQWSLLKKRLLEACPSCSASNTLIYYPAELQPPKPPDVFLLKFCGHDRQGLLHDVTHVLCELELIIQRVKVSTTPNGMVMDLFFITDARELLHTKTRKNDTYDHLKAVVGDAMVSCDIEKVGPEITACSQGPPFLISPAITEDTFNLEMLDLCQNGSSHSNSVSVMIDNSLSPVHTLIQIVCRDHKGLLYDIMRTLKDYNIQISYGRFTTKGKKDCEIDLFIIQADGKKIIDPSKQNALCSRIRMELFRPLRVVSVNRGPDTELLVANPVELCGKGRPLVFYDITLALKMLNTDIFSAEISRHMIGGREWEVYRVLLDEEDGSSVPRRKIEEAVWRNLMGWE; via the exons ATGGGGATATTACACGAAGACGTAGTGATAATAAAACAAAGCGAGAAAAAAGACGAAGCTACTGTCATTACTATCAATTGTCCCGATAAAACCGGCCTTGGTTGTGATCTTTGTCGCATTATTCTCTTCTTCTCCCTCACCATCGTTCGCGGCG ATGTATCGACGGATGGAAAGTGGTGTTATATAGTGTTTTGGGTACTTGGGAAACCCAGCACGCAGTGGAGTTTATTGAAGAAGAGACTGTTGGAGGCCTGTCCTTCGTGTTCTGCCTCTAACACACTCATATACTATCCAGCTGAGTTGCAGCCACCTAAGCCACCAGATGTGTTTTTACTTAAGTTTTGTGGGCATGATCGTCAAGGCTTATTACACG ATGTGACGCATGTTCTTTGTGAGCTCGAGTTGATTATTCAAAGGGTGAAAGTGTCGACTACACCAAATGGAATGGTGATGGACTTGTTTTTCATCACTGATGCCAG GGAGCTACTACATACAAAAACCAGGAAGaatgatacatatgatcatTTAAAAGCTGTTGTTGGGGACGCCATGGTGAGTTGTGATATAGAAAAGGTGGGCCCTGAAATTACTGCATGCTCTCAAGGCCCGCCATTTCTTATTTCTCCTGCAATTACAGAAGATACTTTCAACCTAGAGATGCTCGATCTATGTCAAAACGGGTCAAGCCATTCCAACAGTGTCTCGGTCATGATTGACAACTCTCTCAGTCCTGTCCATACACTCATCCAAATTGTTTGCCGTGATCACAAAGGTCTACTATATGATATAATGAGAACTTTGAAAGATTACAACATCCAG ATTTCATATGGACGATTTACAACAAAAGGGAAAAAGGATTGTGAAATTGACTTATTTATTATACAAGCCGATGGAAAGAAGATAATTGACCCTAGCAAACAGAATGCATTATGTTCGAGAATTCGTATGGAGTTATTTCGGCCACTTAGAGTAGTTTCGGTGAATCGTGGTCCTGATACTGAGCTACTTGTTGCAAATCCCGTGGAATTATGTGGAAAGGGTAGACCCCTTGTGTTTTACGATATTACTCTTGCTCTTAAGATGCTCAATACTGACATTTTCTCG GCAGAAATTAGTAGGCACATGATTGGGGGAAGGGAATGGGAAGTTTACCGTGTTTTACTCGATGAAGAGGACGGATCCTCTGTGCCAAGAAGAAAGATTGAGGAAGCGGTTTGGAGAAATTTGATGGGTTGGGAATGA